CGCTTTCGGCGACCCGGGTGATTTGCGGTACGAACACGACAGTCAGCGAGACGATGGAGTTGACGATGCCGGCGCCGAGCGCGCCCGAGATCGCGATCGCCAGCAGCACCGAGGGAAAGGCGTAGAAGACGTCGACGGTGCGCATGATCGCGGTATTGATCCTGCCGCCGACATAGCCGGCGACGAGGCCGAGCGAGGTTCCGACCACGAAGGCAAGGATGACGGGGAGAATGCCGATCAGGAGCGACAGCCGGCCGCCATAGACCAGCCGCGCCAGCATGTCGCGGCCGAGTTCGTCGGTGCCGAGCGGATAGTTCGGCGCGCCGATGTGGCGGAGACGGCGGATCATCGAGCCCTGATAGGGATCGGCGAGCCCGAGCCACGGCGCGAGCAAGGCGGAGAGAAAGATCAGCGCCAGAATTAGGGCGCAGAACATGCTGACCTTGTCGCTGGCGATGCGGCGGCCGACCGTCGCCCAGTAGCCGCGCGCCTTGGTGGCGGGCGCGGCCTGCAGGGCGGCATCTGATATCGCGCTCATGGACGGATACTCACTGGCTTCAGCCCCGCTTGATTCGCGGATCGATCGCGGCCTGCGCGATATCGACCATCAGATTGAGGCACACGAAGAACAGCGCCAGCACCAGGATGGTGCCCTGCAGCAGCGGCAGGTCGCGCTGGAAGATCGCGGAATTGAGCAGCAGCCCCGAACCCGGCCATGAGAACACGGTTTCGATCAGGATCGAGCCGCCGAGCATGTATCCGAGCTGCAGTCCCATCACCGCCATCGCGGTCGGCGCGGCGTTCTTGATGACGTGGCGGAACACATGGGTTTCGCGCAGGCCCTTGGCGCGCAGGGCCTCGACGAAATCCTGCGAGAGGATATCGCCGGTCAGCGCGCGCACGGTGCGGGTGACGATGCCCATCGGGATCACCGAAGTCGTGATCGCGGGCAGGAACAGATAACGGATGTGCTCCCAGTCCCAGCCCCAAGCGCCGGAGCCGCCGGGACCGGCGCCGACCGCGGGCAGCCAGTTGAGCTGCACCGAGAAGATGATCACCAGCACCATGCCCAGCCAGTAATGCGGCACCGAGACGCCGGCAATCGCGATCGAAGTCGCCAGTTTGTCGACCCAGCTGTCGCGGAAATAACCGGCGATCAGGCCGAAGAACAATCCGAGCGTGAAGCCGATCGTCGCGGCCGCGATCGCAAGCGTCACGGTATTGCCGACCGCGCGCATCACTTCGGTCAGCACCGGCCGGCCGGTGGCGATGGAATGGCCGAGATCGCCATGGACCGCTTTCCACAGCCACAGCCCGAACTGCACCGGCAGCGGCCGGTCGAAGCCGTAGGCGACGCGCAATTGCGCCGCCAGTTCCTGCGACGCATCGGCGGGAAGGATCGCGACCAGCGGATCGCCGGGCGTGATGTGCACCAGGAGAAAGCACACCAGCGCCACGCTGACGACGATCGGGATCACATAGACGATGCGGCGGGTAACATAGACGAACACAGGATTACCTAGAATGTATTGCGCGACGAGATGGTCGGGCTCCCCTCCCCCTTGCGGGGAGGGGTTGGGGAAGGGGGTGGCCGCGAGGTCGGCGGGTGTGGCTACCCCCCACCCTAACCCTCCCCCACAAGGGGGGAGGGAACGAGACATCTCGCCACGAAGAACGAAGTGCGAATCACGGCGTCATGGAGATCGGCGAGAAGTCCACGAACCAGCTCTTCGGCTGCACGAAGCCCTTGACCTTCGGGCTCATGGCGCGGGGAGCGACGTCGTGGGCGACGTAGAGGAATGCCGCATCGTCGACGGAAGCCGCGTGCAGCTCGGCGAGGGCCGCGTCTCTCGCGGCCGGCTCGAAGGTCTGGCGCGCCTTGGTCACCAGCTCATCGAATTTGGGATTGTTGATGTAACCCCAATTGTTCGACACCGGCGGCGCCATCGACGACTGCAGGAAGCGCACCAGGGCGAAGAACGGATCCATCGCCGCATAGGTGACGTTGGTGGCGTTGGCGCCGTTGGCGGACGGGTCCTTGGTGCCGCGCCGCCAGTTGGTGAACAGCGTATTCCATTCGATGACGTCGAGCTTGACGTCGAAATAGCATTCGGCCAGCGCCTGCTGCAGGTACTCGTTCATCGGCAGCGGCAGCATCTGGCCGGAGCCCGACGCCGAGGTCTGGACCTTGACCGACAATTTCTTGTCAGGACCGAAGCCGGCCTCCTGCATCAGCTTCTGCGCCGCCGGCTTGTCATACTTGATCTTGAAGGTGACGTTGCCGCGCCAGGGGTGGCCGGGCTCGAAGGTGCCGGTGGCCGGCACCATCAGGCCGCCGAGCAGGCCGTCCTTGAGGCCTTCGCGATCGACGCAGAGATTGGCCGCCTTGCGAACCCGGATGTCGTTCCAGGGCGAGCCTTCGACGCGCGAGAACTGCCACGGCCAGACATGGGGCTCCTCGTTGGTCTGCAGCACGAAGCCGCGCTGCTTGATTTGCGCGACCGCATCCGGCGCCGGCGCTTCGATCCAGTCGACCTGGCCGGACAGCAAGGCCGCGGTCCGCGCATTAGCCTCCGGCATCGGCAACAGCAGCATCTTGTCGACCTTGGGAACGCGCGCCTTGTCCCAGTATTTTTCGTTCTTCACCAGCTCCAGCCGCTCGCGCGGCGTGAAGCTCGACATTTTCCAGGGGCCCGTGCCGGAGGCGTCCTTTGCGAACGCAGCCCATGCGGCCTGCGATTTCGCCTTGGCGTCGGCGCCCTCGGCCACATCGTAAAACTTCTGCCATTTCGAGGGGCTCGCCATGAACAGGTTGGTGAGGTTGATCGGCAGGAAGCTGTCCGGCTCCTTGGTGGTGAGCTCCACCGTCATGTCGTCGATCTTGCGGGCCGAGGCCAGCGTCGGCATCCGCGACGCGGTCACGCCGACCTGGCTCGGGTCGAACTGCGGTGCATCCTGCTTGAGCACCTTTTCGACATTCCAGACCACGGCATCGGCGTTGAACGGCGAGCCGTCATGAAAGGTGACACCGGGACGAAGCTTGAACGTCCACTTCTTCTTGTCGGCGTCGTCGACTTTCCATTCGGTCGCAAGCCCCGGGATCATAACGCTCGCCTTGTCGGCGGAGGACAGGTCCCACATCGTCAGCCCGTCATACATGGTGAGGCCGGTGAAGCGGTTGCCCTCGAAACCCTGATCGGGCTGGCCGAGCGTGCGCGGAATGTCGGCGGCGGTCATGCCGATACGCAGGGTGGTCTGCGCGAAAGCGGCTACCGGCAGTGCAAGCCCCACCGCCAGCACGGCAACCGTCACGGCAGTCCGGCACTTCCCTTGTTGTTCGACACGCATCGCAGCAACTCCTTTTCTTCTTTTCGATCTTGATGATTATTTCTTATGCAACGTTATGCAACGCCTGTGCCAATGGCGACAAACCGTCTCACATTGCGATTTGCTGCGCAACTTCCTGTGAGCGCTCATGCAAGAGGGACAGCACTGCCTAATCTGGCATCAAGCTTGCAATGCACGCTCCAATTCCCCTCCAATGGAGCTTAGTTGATGCGCATCCGAAATTCGATGCTTCTTGCTGCCGCGGCGTTCGCCATGGCTGCCGCCTTTTCCGGCATTTCGGCGCAGGCCGAGACCGTGGTGCGATACGGCATCTCGATGGCGGATATTCCGCTGACGACGGGGCAACCGGATCGTGGCGCCGGCGCTTACCAGTTCACCGCCTATACGATTTACGACCCGCTGGTCGCCTGGGAAATGGACGTGTCCGACAGACCCGGCAAGCTGGTGCCCGGCCTCGCCACCGAGTGGAAGGTCGATGAGTCCGACAAGAAGAAGTGGCGATTTACGCTACGGCAGGGCGTCAAGTTCCACGACGGCAGCGACTTCAACGCCGATGCGGTGATCTGGAATCTCGACAAGGTGCTCAACGACAAGGCGCCGCAGTTCGACAAGCGGCAGAGCGCGCAGGTCAAGACCCGGCTGCCGTCGGTCGCGAGCTACGCCAAGGTCGACGACTCCACGATCGAAATCACCACCAAGACCGTCGACTCCTTCTTTCCCTACCAGATGCTCTGGTTCCTGGTCTCCAGCCCCACACAATATGAGAAGCTCGGCAAGGACTGGGACAAGTTCGCTGCCTCACCTTCAGGCACCGGACCGTTCAAACTGACCAAATTAGTGCCGCGTGAACTCGCCGAACTGTCGAAGAACGCCGACTACTGGAACAAGAAGCGGATCCCGAAGGTCGACAAGATGGTCCTGATCCCGATGCCGGAGGCATTGACGCGGACCAACGCGCTGCTGGCCGGACAGGTCGACCTGATCGAAACGCCGGCGCCCGATGCGGTGCCGCAGCTGAAATCGGCTGGGATGAAGATCGTCGACAACATCACCCCGCATGTCTGGAACTATCATCTCAGCGTGCTGCCGGGCTCGCCCTGGACCGACATCCGCTTGCGCAAGGCGCTCAATCTCGCGATCGACCGCGACGCGGTGGTGGGCTTGATGAATGGCCTCGCCAAACCGGCCAAGGGCCAGGTCGATCCGTCGAGCCCCTGGTTCGGCAAGCCCGGCTTCGAAATCAAATACGACCTGGCGGCGGCGAAGAAGCTCGTGCAGGAGGCCGGCTACTCCAGGGAGAAGCCGCTGAAGACCACCTTCGTCATCGCGCAAGGCGGCACCGGGCAGATGCTGTCGCTGCCGATGAACGAATTCCTGCAGCAGAGCTTCAAGGAGATCGGCATCGATATCGACTTCAAGGTGGTCGAGCTCGAGACATTATATACGGCGTGGCGCAAGGGCGCGGCGGACGAGATGAACGCCGGCATCACCTCCAACAACATCGCCTATGTGACCTCGGACCCGCTCTATGCCATCGTGCGCTTCTTCCACTCCGGCCAGATCGCGCCGGTCGGCGTCAACTGGGGCGGCTACAAGAATCCGAAGGTCGACGCCGTTATCGACCAGGCCAAGCAGACCTTCGATATCGCCAAGCAGGACGAGTTGCTGGCGCAGGCGCACGCGCTGATCGTCGACGACGCCGCGCTGGTGTGGGTGGTGCACGACACCAATCCGCACGCGCTGTCGCCGAAGGTGAAGAAGTTCGTGCAGGCGCAGCACTGGTTCCAGGACCTGACCACGATCGGGCTGGAATGAGATTCTGATTCGCGGAGCACCTCCTAACCGCCTACCAAGGCCGTCATACTCCGCGAAAGCGGAGTATCCAGTACGCCGCGGCCTTTCGATGCCAGCTCTGGCGTCTCTGGAATAATGGATCGCCCGCTTTCGCGGGCGACGACGACGGCGAATCAAGCTCTCGCGCTACTTGGTCAGCAGCGCGAAGGCACCGTTCCAGTCTTGCGGCGGCGGGCTTTCCTGATAGCCGCGGATTCGCGTCTCGTATAATTTGTACAGATATTCCAGCGCGTGCCCGTCGTCGCCCTTGCGGCCGCGCTCGATCGCCGCCAGTGCGCCGTCCCAGTCGCGGCTGCGATAGCAGGTCAGCATCTCGATGGTCAGGTTGCGCAGCCGCTGGAAATGTTCGGACTGCGCGGTGTCCTGGCGGCCGGCGATGGCGTAGATCACCTCGGGCTCCTTCTTGCCCTTGACCATGATGAAATCGAGTTCGAGGATCGCAAACCTGTCCTTGACCGCCATCGCGGTCCTGGAGCCGATGATGATGGGGAATCCGTATTCCTTGGATTGTCCTTCCAGCCGCGACGCCAGGTTGACGCTGTCGCCCAGCACCGAATAGTCGAAGCGCAAATTGGATCCCATGTTGCCGACGACGCAGACGCCGGTGTTCAGACCGACGCCGACATTGATCGGAATATAGGTGTGACCGCCGTCCTTCGCCTCGATCTCGCGGTCCTGGTTGAGGGCGTCGATCCGCTCCAGCATGTCGAGCGCGGCTTCGCAGGCGTTGATCTCGTGTTCCTTGTCGTCGAGCGGCGCATTCCAGAACGCCATGATGGCGTCGCCCATGTATTTGTCGATGGTGCCCTTGCGATCGAGGATGGCGTTGGTGAGCGGCGTCAGGAACCGGTTCATCAGCGCCGTCAAACCTTGCGGATCGTGCTTGTAGGACTCCGAGATGGTGGTGAAGCCGCGGACGTCGGAGAACATGATGGTCATCTCGCGCTCCTCGCCGCCGAGCTGGAGCTTTTCCGGCGACTGCGCCAGCTGCTCGATCAGCGCCGGCGACAGATACTGGCCGAATGCCGAGCGAATCTGCCGGCGCTGCTTCTGCTCCCTGACGAAGCTGGAAAAGATCAGGGTGAGATAGATCGACGTGGTCGACGCCAGCGGGTAGGTGAAATCGATCAGCAGGCGGTGCTGGGTGTAGAAGTACCAGGAGGTTCCCATCAGCACCGTCGCAAACAGGGCGCCGACCGCAACGAGGGTAATCGGTCCGAACATCGGGGCAAACGCGATCACCAGCAGCCCGAGGAGGAGAGCGGAGAGAAATTCGGCGACGATGGCGTAATTGGGCCGCGACAGTTCCGTTCGGGTCAGCACGCTCTCGAGCACCTGGGCGTGAATTTCGACGCCGGGCATCACGGGATCGACCGGCGTGGTCTTGACGTCGAGCAGCCCGACCGCCGAGGTTCCGATCAGCACAAGCTTTTGCGCAATCCTATCCGGCGCGACGCGGCCTTCGAGCACGTCGACCGCCGAAACATAGATCGACGGATCGCGGCGCGCGAAATGAACCCAGATCTGGCCGTTGTTATCGGTCGGAATTTCGAAACCCCTGACGCCGACGCTCTGCAGGCCGGCCTTTTCGGCCTTGGTTAGAATGGTGCCGCTGCCGCTGGCGACCCGCAGCATCTCGAAGCTCAGCGACGGCATGGTGGCGCCCTGCGCCAGCATGATCATCGGCACCCGCCGCACGATGCCGTCGCGCTCGTTCTTGATCGAGAACAGCCCGCGCCCCGCGGCCGCCTCCTCCAGAACATGAACGTTGCGCACCAGCCCGGGAAAATCGAGCAGGAACGGTTGCGGCTCCTCGCCGCGCATGGCGAGCCCCGTTACCGGCAGCGACTTGTCGAATTCGGTGAGGACGTAGGGAAGCCCGGATTCGCCCAGCACCACGCGGGACCGCTTGATGGCATCGGCCAGGATTTGATCGTTGCTCGGCAGCGCACGCAGCTTGGCCCGGGTTTCCTCATCGAGGTTGCGGATGGTATCGGCGGCCTCGCCCGGATTGAGCCGGTCGCGCTCCGCGAACACGATATCGAAGGCGATCACGACGGCGCCGAGACTGGTCAACTTGTCGACCAGATCCGCGATCCGCGTCCGCGGCCAGGGCCACTGGCCGAATTTCGCCAGGCTCTTTTCGTCGATGTCGATGATGGTGACCGGCCGTGCGGTCTTCACCCGGGGGTCGAGGACCTGGAATTTATCGAAGGTCCTGACCCGCAGTTCCTCGACCACGGCGGGATCGGCGACGCGCAGCGCCGCCAGCCCGATCAGGATCGCGAGGCACAGCAGCCTCGCAATCCCGAACTTTCGCATGAACCAGCGTCGTAATATCCTCAGTCGCTTCATGCTGCTTGGGTATCACGCTCGGGCTGGCCGATCACGCCAAGATGTGCGCGGGCAGTGAAAAATATCGCATGACGCCAGGAATCCGCTTCCGCCGCTAGGCGCCGCCGCCGGCGGGGAGGATGAAGTCGTTGGCATGCAGGCCGCCAAAGGACGCGTTCTGCAACCGGATCGTATTCTGGCCATTCAGATGGAGGTCAATGAGTACGTCGTTGCCATCGATGATGACGTGGCCTGCAGCAACCCAGGCGCTGAAATCATTCGAACCGCTGGAATCGAAGGCGGCGTAGTCGAGCTGGATATGGTCCTGCCCCGACATGAAATCGCCAATGGTATCGTTGCCGATGCCGCCCAGCGCGGTGTCGTTGAAGACGAAAGTATCGTTGCCGCCGTTGCCGAAGAAAGTGTTGTCGTGCGTGTCGCCGGTCAGGGTGTCGTTGAACTGCGAGCCCGTCAGATTGGCGATGTTGGTCAGCGTGTCGATGCCTGCCCCGCCGGTATTTTGAGGATTCGGGGTCGATAGATCGACCGTCACGCCGCTGCTCGCATGCGCGTAGCTCGCGGTATCTCCTGTTTCGCCACCATGACCGATCAGGTGGTCGTCACCCAGACCACCCTCGAGCACGCTGCCGCCGTTGCCGGTCAGGGTGTCGTTGAAATCCGAGCCGCGCAGGCCTTCGATGTTGATAAGCGTGTCGGTGCCGGCGGCGCCTGTGTTCTGGGCGCCCACGAAGGCAAGGCTCACGGACACCGCCGCAGTCGCATGCTCATAACTGGCGGTGTCGACGCCGTAGCCGCTGGCGCCGCCATCGAGCGTGTCGTTGCCCAGCCCGCCCTCGATCACGTTGTTCTGGCCGTCGCCGGTCAGAACGTCGTTGAAATCGCTGCCGCGCAGATTTTCAATCGAGATGAAGATATCGCCCGCAGCGGCGGCGCCGCTGGTGGTGCCATCGAACAGATTGACGCTGACGGGCGCCGTCGCATGGGAATAGTCCACCGTGTCGCTGCCGGGATCGAACGGACCGAACGGACCGGGCATGCCATTGAAGACATCGGCCTGATTGCCGCCGAAGAAGACGTCCGCGCCATCATGCGGCTGGCTATGGTTGTCGGCGAAGCCGCCGGTGCCGACGGCACTGTAACTCACGGAGTTGAAGATCGCATTCAGATCGGCGATTCCCGCCTCACGCGTCACCGGGCTATTGTACTCGCCGATTGCCGCGAACAGATCGATCGCCTGGATATTCCAGCCGTTGGTATTGACCAGAACATGATCCTGGGTGGTCTGGGCCGGGTCGGTCGTATTGAGGATGTTGATCGCGGTGACCGTGCCTCCGCCCGACGAGGCTAACCCGGTGCCGATCAGTTCGAAGGTGATTCCCCTCGCCGTATTGACTGCGAAAATGTGCGTATCGTCGTTCGCAAGCTGTGCCGCGTTGCTGGCGGCCAGGTCGTCATACAGCGTGGAGAAGTCGTAGCCGTCCGGCGTCTGCACCGTGACGGCGACCTGGCCGGTGAAGATGAAATCGCTGGCCTGCGAGCCAACCATCCCTTGGACAATGATCGAGTTTCCGGAACCAAAGCCGGTAATTCTGGTGTCGCTGCCCGCGCCTGCCGTGAACTCTCCGTTGCTCGGATTGAAAGCACCCGTCGTGAGCGTGGCCAACCCGCTTCCGGTTCCGATCCCGCTGATTCCCGCCAGCCGCAAATCGATCCGGTCGCCTTGGGCGCGATTGAAGTCGGTGATGCGGTCGTGGCCACCATTCGCCTCGTAGACGAAAATATCCGCGCCGGTTCCGCCGATCAGCACATCGTCGCCAGCCCGGCCATCGAGCACGTCATTGCCGGCCCGGCCTTCGAGGGTGTTGTTCGCGCTGTTGCCGGTGATGATGTCGTTGAATTCCGAGCCGCGCACCCGGGTGACGCCGCTGACGATATCGTCGACGCCGCTGGATGCGCCGACCGCGCTGCCGTGATTGGTGGAGGCATTCGGGTCGGTATTGTCTCCGAGCGTCACCACTACGCCGCCGGTCGCGTTGTAGAATGCGATGCGGGTGTTGCCATTGCCGATGACGGTGTCGTCGCCGCCGGCGCCTTCGAATTCGTTGAAATCCGTAGCGGTCGCGTTGGTGGCCGAAACCTGCGTGTTGCCCGCGTTGGCGCTGCTGGTCGAGAACCCGACGGCATTATAGACATCGGCGAAATCCGTGCCTGTGATCCCCTCGACGGAGTCCAGGAGATCGGAGCCGACGTCGGACCCGCCGGTCACCGTGCCCGCCGCCAGGTCGACGGTGATGCCGGTTCCGACGAAGGCGCCGCGATAGATGGCGCGGTCGAATCCGACACCGCCGTGGGTGACATCGTGGCCGCCGAGCCCCTCGAAATTCTCGTTGGTGCCAAAGGGATTGTCGCTGCCGAAGAAGGTGTCGTCGAAGAAGGAGCCGCGCACGCGCGACACGCCGGTGAAGGTGTCGGTCCCGACCGAGCTGTCGCCGCTGGCATGTCCGGAAGCGCCCTGCCCGCTTATCCAGCCATCGAACGTGACGGTGACGCCGGAAGTCGCATGATAATAGGAGATGCGGGTGTCGCCGTTGCCGATGATGGTGTCGTTGCCGCCACGGCCCTCGAACTCGTTGAAGGTGCCACCCACGTTGAATGCGACGGTGCTGCCGGCATTGGTGCTGGAAGCGCTGAAACCGGTGGCATTGAAGGTGTCGGCGAAGTTGCTGCCGGTGACGAATTCGATCGACTGCAGCGTATCGGCGCCGACCGAGCCGTCTCCGGTCACGGTGCCGGCGGCGAGTTGCACATTGATTGGCCCTGTCGCGCCGCCATAATTGGCGCGGTCATAGCCGAATTCGCCTCCGAGCGTATCGTTGCCGCTCCGGCCGGTGAAGATGTCGTTGACGTCGCCGGCGAAGAAGGCATCGCCGCCGCCATTGCCGACGAAACTGAAGGTCCACTGACTGACCAGCGCCTCGATCGGGCCCTGGTCGCCATGCGACTGCGCAACCACGGCATTGTACCAGTCGGCAGCGGGCACATGCAGACTGAAGGTCGCAAGCGGCGTATGGCTTGGGTCATGCGTCACCTCCTGAATGAAGGTGATGGTGCCCGCTGTGAACCGATGGAGTTCCGGGTTGTAAACGAAGCCGCTGCCCGTGACGAGGAAGTCGCGATTCGCCTGACCGTTGACAATCGTGAATGAATGAGCGGGGTCGGCGCTATCAGGCACCACGTCGCCGCGCCCCATGGCGCCGATCGGATCGTCCTGATCGAAATCATATCCGTCCGCGGTCAGCACCGTGAACTGCGCATCGACGATACTGGCGCCGACAAAGACCGTTCGGTCCGGACTGGCACCATCGGACAGAGTGAGCGTGACGGCGCCGGCCCCCGCATAATCCGGGTCATCCGTGACGAAGAGAATCCAGTTGGCCTGAATGTCGCCGAGCGTGAAATGGTCTCCGGGCGCGATGGTGTCGCCCGATTCTGCGTTGAACAGATGGCCGTGACTGGATTCGACAACCGTGAAGGTCAGGCTCGCCGGATCGCCATCCAGATCGTCGGCCTTGACGTCAGCCGTGGTGAGCGCGACAGAGCTGCCTCGCACGACGGCGATGGCCATGTCGCCATCGACGGTCGGCGCCTGGTTGGCGACGACGATGAAATCGGCGGCGTGCAGGTCAGCGGCCGCAACGTTCTTCAAGAGGAGAGTGTCGTCTGGCGACAGATGGATCAGCGTGTCATTGCCCTGAGTTTCGAAGACGCCGGGGGTGGCCCTCCATGCATCGAGGTCGGCCTCGGTGAACACGCCGTTGACACTGAGCGGAACGCCGCTGAAATGATCCAATTGGATCCGGTCGGCGCCCGGCGTGAAATCATATATCGTGTCGTGACCTGCACCGGGTGAGAAAACAAACGTGTCTGCGCCGCCAAGACCGATCAGCAGGTCATCGCCGCCGAGGCCATCGACCGTGTCGTTCCCCGCGGCGCCGTAAAGCGCATTGCTGCCGTCGGTCGCGACGTTCGCGGTGGTGAAATAGGTGATCTGAACGTGGCTTCCGGCAACCACCGTGCCGATATCATTGGTCAGTGAAATCGCCAGGTCGTCGAGCGCGCCGTTGGGATCGACCGGGGTATCGAAGGCGCCTGGAACGTAGGGATCGGTGTTGGTAAAGCCGAAAACCGATCCCCGCCACTGACCGCCGAGGCCAACAAGCGCAGCATGGACCCCCGAAGTCGGACCGATAGCCGAGACGATAGCGAACGACGCGGAGCCGTCCGGATTTTGAGCAACGTCGTTGAACGTGAAAAAGGTGCCGAAAGGCTGTAGATCCTGATCGGGATCAAAGCTGCGCATGAACCTAACTCCCGTTAGGTCCAACGTGCCGCCGTTGTCGATATCGATCGTGGTCGTGAAGAAATTGGCGTCGGTTCCGAGCTCGATGGTTTGAGTCAGCGTGACATCGTTACCGGCATCAAGCCTGGTCACGACAGACGATCCACCGTCGAAGGAATGGAACACAGAACTGATGGGAGTGAAGTCATGGACCCCCAGCATTGGATCGCTGTTGAGCACGACATGACTGGCGCCGATGTCGTACCCGAGCACGATGCGATCTTCCGGTGTGCCGGGCGTCGTCACATTGCCTGCACCCGGGAAGACGAATCCATTCGTTGCGCCATCCGGCGTCACCACGATGCTGACACCTGCGGTGGATGTCAGGGTCGAGGTCGCCAACTCGTTAAACACGAAGTCATCGGCGACGAGGCTCGCAAGTGAGACGTTGCTGAGCGTCAGCGAATTTCCGCCGCCGAAATCGATGAACGTATCCACGCCGCTCGGCGTCGCATGGGCCAGCACATCCGCGAGCGAGTGAATGCCCGGCACGCCGGTCAGATCGATCCGGTCACCGTCGCTGTGGTGGAAATCGGCGATGGTGTCGGCGCCGTAGCCGGCGGCATAGACGAAAGTGTCCGCGCCGCCGCCGCCGATCAGCCTGTCGGTTCCACCGCGGCCGTCGAGCGTATCGTTGCCGCCGAGACCGTTGAACTGCTCGATCGTTCCCGGAGCATTGTCGCTGCCGAGAAGAACGTCGCCAAAATTACTGCCGACGACGGAGTTCACGCCTCCGGTAATGGTGTCCTGTCCGATGTTGGCGAGATCGCCGGACGCGGTGCCGTGCGCAGTGCCCGCGGCGAGATCGACCGTTACGCCGGCGCCGGCATTGACGTAGAGAATCGTGGTGTTGCCGTTGCCGGTGATCTGATCGTCGCCATCCCATCCCTCGAACTGGTTATAGGTGCCGTTGTTGCCGACGTTGAACAGCAAGGGATCGAGATAGCCGGCGGCACCGAAGTTTGTGGCGTCGAAGGTGTCGTTGAAATTGGTGCCTTGCACGCCTTCGATCGAACGCAGCGTGTCTGTGCCGGTAGAGGCATCGCCGGCGACGATGCCGTGGACCAAATCAACGCTGACACCGCCGGTGGTAAAGGTCAGAATGCCGTATTGGGCGGTATCGAAGCCACCGCGACCGTCAATGAAGTCGTCGCCGGCAAGGCCCAGAAAGCTTTCGTTGTTGGCGCTTCCCAACAGGGTATCGCCGAACATCGAACCCATGACGGCGTTGACGCCGCTGAAGGTGTCGGTTCCGGTGTTGGCCAAATCGCCGGACGCCGTGCCGTGAGCGGTGCCGAGTTCGATGTCGACGGTTACGGCCGCCGTCGACTGCGAATACTGAATCCGGGTGTTGCCGTTACCGTAGATGAGGTCGTTGCCGCCCTGGCCGTCGAAATTGTTGAAGGTACCGTAGCTCCCGACATTGCCGGTGGCCGGGTTCAGGAAGCCCGCGGAGCCGAAATGTCTCGCATCATAGGTGTCGGCGAATTGGGTCCCGCGAACCGCTTCGACGCTGTCCAGCGTATCGGTGCCGATCGACGCGTCGCCGATCACGGTGCCCGCGGCGAGATTGACGGTGATGCCCAAAGTCGTGGCGGGGTCGTTGCTGTAAACGGCCAAATCGTAGCCGCCGCGGCCGTCGATGATATCGTTGCCGCCGCGACCTTCAAATGACTCGTAGCTGCCGTTGATATTGTCGCTGCCGCGCAGCGTGTCGCCGAAGCTGGACCCGATCACCCCGCTGACGTTGGTA
The sequence above is drawn from the Bradyrhizobium sediminis genome and encodes:
- a CDS encoding ABC transporter substrate-binding protein — protein: MRIRNSMLLAAAAFAMAAAFSGISAQAETVVRYGISMADIPLTTGQPDRGAGAYQFTAYTIYDPLVAWEMDVSDRPGKLVPGLATEWKVDESDKKKWRFTLRQGVKFHDGSDFNADAVIWNLDKVLNDKAPQFDKRQSAQVKTRLPSVASYAKVDDSTIEITTKTVDSFFPYQMLWFLVSSPTQYEKLGKDWDKFAASPSGTGPFKLTKLVPRELAELSKNADYWNKKRIPKVDKMVLIPMPEALTRTNALLAGQVDLIETPAPDAVPQLKSAGMKIVDNITPHVWNYHLSVLPGSPWTDIRLRKALNLAIDRDAVVGLMNGLAKPAKGQVDPSSPWFGKPGFEIKYDLAAAKKLVQEAGYSREKPLKTTFVIAQGGTGQMLSLPMNEFLQQSFKEIGIDIDFKVVELETLYTAWRKGAADEMNAGITSNNIAYVTSDPLYAIVRFFHSGQIAPVGVNWGGYKNPKVDAVIDQAKQTFDIAKQDELLAQAHALIVDDAALVWVVHDTNPHALSPKVKKFVQAQHWFQDLTTIGLE
- a CDS encoding ABC transporter permease translates to MSAISDAALQAAPATKARGYWATVGRRIASDKVSMFCALILALIFLSALLAPWLGLADPYQGSMIRRLRHIGAPNYPLGTDELGRDMLARLVYGGRLSLLIGILPVILAFVVGTSLGLVAGYVGGRINTAIMRTVDVFYAFPSVLLAIAISGALGAGIVNSIVSLTVVFVPQITRVAESVTTGVRNMDFVEAARASGAGPFTIMRVHMLGNVLGPIFVYATGLISVSMILAAGLSFLGLGTKPPEPEWGLMLNTLRTAIYINPWVAALPGVMIFAVSICFNLLSDGMRSAMDIRN
- a CDS encoding ABC transporter permease, with translation MFVYVTRRIVYVIPIVVSVALVCFLLVHITPGDPLVAILPADASQELAAQLRVAYGFDRPLPVQFGLWLWKAVHGDLGHSIATGRPVLTEVMRAVGNTVTLAIAAATIGFTLGLFFGLIAGYFRDSWVDKLATSIAIAGVSVPHYWLGMVLVIIFSVQLNWLPAVGAGPGGSGAWGWDWEHIRYLFLPAITTSVIPMGIVTRTVRALTGDILSQDFVEALRAKGLRETHVFRHVIKNAAPTAMAVMGLQLGYMLGGSILIETVFSWPGSGLLLNSAIFQRDLPLLQGTILVLALFFVCLNLMVDIAQAAIDPRIKRG
- a CDS encoding ABC transporter substrate-binding protein → MRVEQQGKCRTAVTVAVLAVGLALPVAAFAQTTLRIGMTAADIPRTLGQPDQGFEGNRFTGLTMYDGLTMWDLSSADKASVMIPGLATEWKVDDADKKKWTFKLRPGVTFHDGSPFNADAVVWNVEKVLKQDAPQFDPSQVGVTASRMPTLASARKIDDMTVELTTKEPDSFLPINLTNLFMASPSKWQKFYDVAEGADAKAKSQAAWAAFAKDASGTGPWKMSSFTPRERLELVKNEKYWDKARVPKVDKMLLLPMPEANARTAALLSGQVDWIEAPAPDAVAQIKQRGFVLQTNEEPHVWPWQFSRVEGSPWNDIRVRKAANLCVDREGLKDGLLGGLMVPATGTFEPGHPWRGNVTFKIKYDKPAAQKLMQEAGFGPDKKLSVKVQTSASGSGQMLPLPMNEYLQQALAECYFDVKLDVIEWNTLFTNWRRGTKDPSANGANATNVTYAAMDPFFALVRFLQSSMAPPVSNNWGYINNPKFDELVTKARQTFEPAARDAALAELHAASVDDAAFLYVAHDVAPRAMSPKVKGFVQPKSWFVDFSPISMTP